In the genome of Leptolyngbya iicbica LK, one region contains:
- a CDS encoding pilus assembly FimT family protein, with product MMIQRCSSWAKQRLLVRSPAGLTLIEALVVVVMIGILAAIATPSWLQYQLNQEVKAGRDELRQAILQAQNNAITHREAWRFSLRQVDNRLEWAIHPNSIDSQNALGWNVLSPKLMLDNADTTLRSRNGIRYVRFGFQGEVECCLGTVTLDSKNGAARNQCVVISTLIGATRNGNEHSVPNDSDRYCY from the coding sequence ATGATGATTCAGCGTTGCTCAAGCTGGGCAAAGCAGCGCTTGCTGGTGCGATCGCCAGCGGGCTTAACCCTCATAGAGGCGTTAGTCGTGGTGGTGATGATTGGTATCTTAGCGGCGATCGCGACGCCCTCTTGGCTGCAATATCAACTCAACCAAGAAGTCAAAGCCGGACGCGATGAGCTGCGGCAAGCCATTCTGCAAGCCCAGAACAATGCCATTACTCACCGTGAAGCATGGCGTTTTAGTTTGCGCCAAGTTGATAATCGGCTGGAGTGGGCCATTCATCCCAACAGCATCGACTCACAGAATGCGCTGGGCTGGAACGTTCTGAGCCCCAAGCTCATGCTTGACAATGCCGATACGACGCTACGTTCGCGGAACGGCATCCGCTATGTTCGCTTTGGTTTTCAGGGGGAAGTCGAGTGTTGCCTGGGTACCGTCACCCTCGACAGCAAAAATGGGGCCGCCCGCAACCAATGTGTGGTCATTTCGACCTTGATTGGCGCGACCCGCAACGGCAACGAACATTCTGTGCCTAATGATAGCGATCGCTATTGCTACTAA